Proteins encoded within one genomic window of Bradyrhizobium sp. CB1717:
- a CDS encoding amidohydrolase family protein, with translation MNIQFRENQEAASPLTVKTAIADCDIHPARATRTELYPYLAKRWQHHLEIYGVHAYQGMMEGPPYPKAQPNASRRDAYPPEGGPQGSSLAFMQKQLLDPNNVQLGVLNPLNTGQGIRNHELSAALCSAINDWQIDKWTSKDKRLKASIVVGNEDGLSAAAEIRERAGDKNFVQVLLLSRNVEPLGQRRYWPIYQAAEEAGLPVGVHAFGFGGNPITPSGWPSYYIEEMVGHSQCQQSALASLVLEGVFERFPKLKMVMIEAGFGWAPSLAWRLDKAWQRLRSEVPHVKRPPSEYIREQVWWTTQPMEDPESREDLFDVIKWIGWDRLLFATDYPHWDYDEPSRVLPAGVSEANREAFYLGNAKKLYGIN, from the coding sequence ATGAATATACAGTTCCGCGAGAACCAAGAAGCCGCTTCCCCACTGACCGTCAAAACCGCGATCGCGGACTGCGACATCCACCCGGCACGCGCCACCCGCACCGAGCTCTATCCCTACCTCGCCAAGCGCTGGCAGCATCATCTCGAGATCTACGGCGTCCATGCCTATCAGGGCATGATGGAGGGCCCGCCCTACCCGAAGGCGCAGCCCAATGCCTCGCGCCGCGATGCCTATCCGCCGGAGGGCGGCCCGCAGGGCTCCTCGCTCGCCTTCATGCAGAAGCAATTGCTCGATCCCAATAATGTGCAGCTTGGCGTGCTCAATCCGCTCAACACCGGGCAGGGCATCCGCAATCACGAGCTCTCGGCCGCGCTGTGCTCGGCGATCAATGACTGGCAGATCGACAAATGGACCAGCAAGGACAAGCGCTTGAAGGCGTCCATCGTCGTCGGCAATGAGGACGGGCTGTCGGCCGCCGCCGAGATCCGCGAGCGCGCCGGCGACAAGAACTTTGTGCAGGTGCTCTTGCTCAGTCGTAACGTCGAGCCGCTCGGCCAGCGCCGTTACTGGCCGATCTATCAGGCCGCGGAAGAGGCGGGTCTTCCCGTCGGCGTGCACGCTTTCGGCTTCGGCGGCAACCCGATCACGCCGTCAGGCTGGCCGAGTTACTACATCGAGGAGATGGTCGGCCACTCGCAATGCCAGCAATCGGCGCTGGCGAGCCTCGTGCTGGAGGGCGTGTTCGAGCGCTTCCCGAAACTGAAGATGGTGATGATCGAGGCCGGCTTCGGCTGGGCGCCGTCATTGGCATGGCGGCTCGACAAGGCCTGGCAGCGGCTGCGCAGCGAAGTGCCGCATGTGAAGCGGCCGCCCTCGGAATATATCCGCGAGCAGGTGTGGTGGACGACGCAGCCGATGGAGGATCCTGAAAGCCGCGAGGATCTGTTCGACGTCATCAAATGGATCGGCTGGGACAGGTTGTTATTCGCGACCGACTATCCACATTGGGACTATGACGAGCCCTCGCGCGTGCTGCCGGCGGGCGTCAGCGAAGCCAATCGCGAGGCGTTCTATCTCGGCAATGCGAAGAAGCTCTACGGAATAAATTGA
- a CDS encoding GNAT family N-acetyltransferase produces the protein MSTLRLEDLKQYSDTLRTRDGAALNVRFVEPRDTDELQHYFRSLSTRSRYNRFFGAISELPKALLHDFLEIGERERFTVVATMMVDGFETIVTEARYALHAETSTLEFGLSVDDRWQGHGIATALMKNLECRAAALGAEHMFGDTLRSNETMISLARKSGFAFVNHPDDWKLVRFDKEISVAPKDIPCASWRLAALSRQAESPSASA, from the coding sequence ATGAGCACTCTCCGCCTCGAAGACCTGAAGCAATATTCGGACACGCTGCGCACCCGCGACGGTGCGGCGCTCAACGTCCGCTTCGTCGAGCCGCGCGACACCGACGAGCTTCAGCACTATTTTCGTTCGCTCTCGACCCGCTCCCGCTACAACCGCTTCTTCGGCGCCATCAGTGAATTGCCGAAGGCCCTGCTGCACGACTTCCTCGAGATCGGCGAGCGCGAGCGTTTCACTGTCGTCGCGACAATGATGGTCGACGGGTTCGAGACCATCGTCACCGAGGCGCGCTATGCGTTGCATGCCGAGACCTCGACGCTCGAGTTCGGCCTGTCGGTCGACGACCGCTGGCAGGGCCACGGCATCGCGACCGCGCTGATGAAGAACCTCGAGTGCCGGGCCGCGGCGCTTGGCGCCGAGCATATGTTCGGCGACACGCTGCGCTCCAACGAGACCATGATCTCGCTCGCGCGCAAATCCGGCTTCGCCTTCGTCAATCATCCTGATGACTGGAAGCTGGTGCGCTTCGACAAGGAAATCAGCGTCGCACCGAAAGACATTCCGTGTGCGAGCTGGCGCCTCGCCGCCCTTTCCCGTCAGGCCGAAAGCCCCTCAGCCTCGGCCTGA
- a CDS encoding enoyl-CoA hydratase — MTTETTIDTGTSELLCTIRDRVAVITLNRPDARNSLSDALTPALRTMIRTCAEDPNVGALLLTGAGEAFCAGGNVKGMGAHRDPRKLEMSLDDRIADLQERQRLLTGALVSVRKPTIAALPGPAVGAGLAIAMACDIRIAAQSAFVATGYARIALSGDYGIAWLLTRLVGTARARELMFTGERVDAARAEAIGLVNRVVPDDKLQTEAFALAKSLAEGPRLALRYMKDNLDEALLFDFETARDHEAERLMRLTTTADHKEAVQAFIEKRKAVFAGK, encoded by the coding sequence ATGACCACGGAAACCACCATCGACACCGGCACCAGTGAACTCCTCTGCACCATCCGCGACCGCGTCGCGGTCATCACGCTGAACCGGCCGGACGCACGCAATTCGCTGTCGGATGCGCTGACGCCGGCGCTGCGCACCATGATCCGAACCTGCGCCGAGGATCCGAACGTCGGCGCGCTGCTGCTCACCGGCGCGGGCGAAGCCTTCTGCGCCGGCGGCAACGTCAAGGGCATGGGCGCGCATCGCGACCCCAGGAAGCTGGAGATGTCGCTGGACGATCGGATCGCCGATCTGCAGGAGCGGCAGCGGCTGCTCACCGGCGCGCTGGTGTCGGTGCGCAAGCCGACCATCGCCGCCCTGCCCGGCCCCGCGGTCGGCGCGGGTCTCGCCATCGCCATGGCCTGCGACATCCGCATCGCCGCGCAATCGGCCTTCGTCGCCACCGGCTATGCCCGCATCGCGCTCAGCGGCGACTACGGCATCGCCTGGCTGCTCACCCGCCTCGTCGGCACCGCGCGGGCGCGCGAATTGATGTTCACCGGCGAAAGAGTCGATGCCGCGCGCGCCGAAGCGATCGGCCTCGTCAACCGCGTCGTGCCCGACGACAAATTGCAGACCGAGGCCTTTGCGCTGGCCAAATCGCTCGCCGAAGGCCCGCGCCTGGCACTGCGGTACATGAAAGACAATCTCGACGAGGCGCTGCTGTTCGATTTCGAAACCGCCAGGGATCACGAAGCCGAGCGACTGATGCGCCTGACCACAACCGCCGACCACAAAGAGGCTGTGCAGGCCTTCATCGAAAAGCGCAAGGCGGTGTTTGCGGGGAAGTAG
- a CDS encoding oxidoreductase, translated as MRVWFITGASRGFGALIAEAALKAGDAVVATARDPSTVTARLGTHDRLLATRLDVTSEAEAHEAAGQAVKKFGRIDILVNNAGYGLLGAIEEASDAETQKLFGTNVFGLLGVTRAVLPHMRRQRSGHVINISSVGGYAGFPGWGVYGATKFAVEGISEALAGEVAPLGIKVTVVEPGFFRTDFLDESSLSRTAQVIDDYHESVGKTRAHAADVNGGQRGDPRKLAQAFLKLVDAKNPPLRLPLGSDTVERIEAKNAFVARELAGWRSVATSTDFTNDGA; from the coding sequence ATGCGTGTCTGGTTCATCACGGGAGCATCCCGCGGGTTTGGTGCTTTGATCGCAGAAGCCGCCTTGAAGGCCGGCGATGCCGTGGTCGCGACCGCGCGCGATCCTTCGACGGTCACGGCGCGCCTCGGCACGCACGATCGGCTGCTCGCCACCCGGCTCGACGTCACCAGCGAAGCAGAAGCACACGAGGCGGCGGGCCAGGCCGTGAAGAAGTTCGGCCGCATCGACATCCTCGTCAACAACGCCGGCTATGGCCTCTTGGGCGCGATCGAGGAGGCCAGCGATGCAGAAACGCAAAAGCTGTTCGGCACGAACGTGTTCGGCCTGCTCGGTGTCACCCGCGCGGTGCTGCCACATATGCGCCGCCAGCGTTCCGGCCACGTCATCAACATCTCGTCGGTCGGCGGCTACGCAGGTTTTCCCGGCTGGGGCGTCTATGGCGCCACCAAGTTCGCGGTCGAGGGAATCAGCGAAGCGCTGGCCGGCGAAGTCGCGCCGCTCGGCATCAAGGTGACCGTGGTCGAGCCGGGCTTCTTCCGTACCGACTTCCTCGACGAGAGCTCGCTGTCGCGCACCGCTCAGGTGATCGACGATTATCACGAAAGCGTCGGCAAGACCCGCGCGCATGCGGCCGACGTCAATGGCGGCCAGCGCGGCGATCCGCGCAAGCTGGCGCAGGCCTTCCTGAAGCTGGTCGATGCGAAGAACCCGCCGCTGCGCCTGCCGCTCGGCAGCGACACCGTGGAGCGGATCGAAGCGAAGAACGCGTTCGTCGCAAGGGAGCTGGCGGGGTGGCGGTCGGTCGCCACCTCGACCGACTTCACCAACGACGGCGCCTGA
- a CDS encoding amidohydrolase family protein yields the protein MASLIAGGIDCDVHPAVPHLTSLLPYLNDYWRDQVTTRGMVDLVSQSYPKNSPITARPDWRPESGKPGESLEAMQRHVLDPFQLKHAICNPLYGVQMVFSEDLQAAFCRALNDWLVKEWLDRDSRLRGSIVIPTQSVEKAVAEIERCAPDRRFVQVLMLVMGDTPLGKRALWPIYEAAERLDLPIGIHAGSAYHNPPTAVGWGSYHIEDYVGQAQAFQAQLTSLIVEGVFAKYPRLKMVMLESGVSWIAPYLWRLHKFWRGVRMETPWVDRAPLELVRSNIRFSLQPFDAPPEPETLIRLFEHMQSDELVLFSTDYPHWQFDDQDALPEGLSPDLVRKIMIDNPYATYPRLT from the coding sequence ATGGCGTCCCTGATCGCCGGCGGCATCGATTGCGACGTGCATCCGGCTGTGCCGCATCTGACCAGCCTGCTGCCGTATCTGAACGACTATTGGCGCGATCAGGTGACGACGCGCGGCATGGTCGACCTCGTCTCGCAATCCTATCCGAAGAATTCGCCGATCACGGCGCGACCCGATTGGCGGCCCGAAAGCGGCAAGCCGGGCGAGAGCCTCGAGGCCATGCAGCGCCATGTGCTCGATCCCTTCCAGCTCAAGCATGCGATCTGCAATCCGCTTTATGGCGTGCAGATGGTATTTTCGGAAGATTTGCAGGCCGCCTTCTGCCGCGCACTGAACGACTGGCTTGTGAAGGAATGGCTCGACCGCGATTCACGACTGCGCGGCTCGATCGTGATCCCCACGCAGAGCGTCGAGAAGGCCGTCGCCGAGATCGAGCGCTGTGCGCCAGATCGTCGCTTCGTGCAGGTGTTGATGCTTGTCATGGGCGACACGCCGCTCGGCAAGCGTGCGCTGTGGCCGATCTATGAAGCCGCGGAACGGCTCGACCTGCCGATCGGCATCCACGCCGGTTCCGCCTATCACAATCCGCCGACTGCGGTGGGGTGGGGCTCCTATCACATCGAGGATTATGTCGGTCAGGCCCAGGCGTTCCAGGCCCAGCTCACCAGCCTGATCGTCGAAGGCGTGTTCGCCAAATATCCGCGGCTGAAGATGGTGATGCTGGAGTCCGGCGTCTCCTGGATCGCGCCCTATCTCTGGCGGCTGCATAAGTTCTGGCGCGGAGTGCGGATGGAAACGCCGTGGGTCGATCGCGCACCGCTGGAACTTGTGCGCAGCAACATCCGCTTCTCGTTACAGCCATTTGATGCGCCGCCGGAACCCGAGACATTAATTCGCCTGTTTGAGCATATGCAGTCGGACGAATTGGTCTTATTCTCCACGGACTATCCGCACTGGCAGTTCGACGACCAGGACGCGCTGCCCGAAGGTCTGTCCCCCGATCTCGTGCGCAAGATCATGATCGACAATCCGTATGCAACCTATCCCCGCCTGACGTGA
- a CDS encoding MFS transporter has protein sequence MAGPAASTNPPEIKSRIGAILRATSGNFLEQFDFFLFGFYAAAIGKAFFPSSNETASLLNTFGVFWLGALMRPVGAIVLGAYIDRIGRRQGLIVTLGIMAFGTVVIAFCPSYATIGIAAPVIVLVGRLLQGFSAGVELGGVSVYLAEIATPGNRGFYTSFQSSSQQVAIFVASILGYLLSEVMPADTVASWGWRIPFFVGCLIIPLIFFLRRTLEETPAFLAMKKHPTASEVFASALANWRIVLLGMMIAILTTTTFYFVTVYTPTFGKTVLKLSTHDALLVTLLVAVTNFIWNPVGGALSDRIGRKPVLIGIAGLALVTAYPALSWLVAAPTFGKLLAVEMMFSFYFGMYSGTMLGALVEIVPAHVRTTCFSLAFALAAALFGTFTPFASTWLIDYTGNKAAPGAWLMFAALLGIIAASIVYRDGGKAVPIYDTAAEPVAGH, from the coding sequence ATGGCTGGACCAGCCGCCTCAACCAATCCGCCCGAGATCAAGTCGCGCATCGGCGCGATCCTGCGCGCCACCAGCGGCAATTTCCTCGAGCAGTTCGACTTCTTCCTGTTCGGCTTCTACGCCGCCGCGATCGGCAAGGCGTTCTTCCCCTCGAGCAACGAGACGGCGTCGCTGCTCAACACGTTCGGCGTGTTCTGGCTCGGCGCCTTGATGCGGCCCGTCGGTGCGATCGTGCTCGGCGCTTACATCGACCGCATCGGCCGCCGCCAGGGCCTGATCGTCACGCTCGGCATCATGGCGTTCGGCACCGTCGTGATCGCGTTCTGCCCGAGCTACGCGACCATCGGCATCGCGGCGCCGGTCATCGTGCTGGTCGGCCGCCTGCTGCAGGGCTTCTCCGCCGGCGTCGAGCTCGGCGGCGTGTCGGTGTATCTCGCGGAGATCGCAACGCCCGGCAATCGCGGCTTCTACACCTCGTTCCAGTCGTCGAGCCAGCAGGTGGCGATCTTCGTTGCCTCGATCCTCGGCTATCTCCTGTCCGAGGTGATGCCGGCCGACACGGTCGCGTCCTGGGGCTGGCGCATTCCGTTCTTCGTCGGCTGCCTGATCATTCCCTTGATCTTCTTCCTGCGGCGCACGCTGGAGGAAACGCCGGCGTTCCTCGCGATGAAGAAGCATCCGACCGCGAGCGAGGTGTTCGCCTCCGCGCTCGCCAACTGGCGCATCGTGCTGCTCGGCATGATGATCGCGATCCTGACCACGACGACGTTCTACTTCGTCACCGTCTACACGCCGACCTTCGGCAAGACGGTGCTGAAGCTGTCGACGCATGACGCGCTGCTCGTGACGCTGCTGGTGGCGGTCACCAACTTCATCTGGAACCCGGTCGGCGGCGCGCTGTCCGACCGCATCGGCCGCAAGCCGGTGCTGATCGGGATCGCCGGCCTCGCGCTGGTCACCGCCTATCCGGCGCTGTCCTGGCTGGTGGCTGCGCCGACCTTCGGCAAGCTGCTCGCCGTCGAGATGATGTTCTCGTTCTATTTCGGCATGTACAGCGGCACCATGCTCGGTGCCCTCGTCGAGATCGTGCCGGCGCATGTGCGCACCACCTGCTTCTCGCTCGCCTTCGCGCTTGCGGCTGCGCTGTTCGGCACCTTCACGCCGTTCGCCTCGACCTGGCTGATCGACTACACCGGCAACAAGGCCGCGCCCGGCGCCTGGCTGATGTTCGCCGCGCTACTCGGCATCATCGCAGCGTCGATCGTCTACCGCGACGGCGGCAAGGCGGTGCCGATCTATGACACGGCGGCGGAGCCGGTTGCGGGGCATTAG
- a CDS encoding Rieske (2Fe-2S) protein, which yields MARHVIAPVDELPPGTRKFLEIDGRPIAIFNIKGEYFGLMNRCPHQGAALCEGPLIGLAQSSNPGEIEYTKLGEIIRCPWHGWEFDIRTGQSYCDPRRFRVKAYPAHVEPGASVVKGPYVAETVTVKVESDYVVVEL from the coding sequence ATGGCGCGTCATGTGATTGCGCCGGTCGACGAGCTTCCGCCGGGTACGCGAAAATTCCTGGAGATCGACGGACGGCCGATCGCGATCTTCAACATCAAGGGCGAATATTTCGGTTTGATGAACCGCTGCCCGCATCAGGGCGCGGCGCTGTGCGAGGGCCCGCTGATTGGGCTCGCGCAGTCGAGCAATCCCGGCGAGATCGAATACACGAAGTTAGGTGAGATCATCCGCTGCCCCTGGCATGGCTGGGAGTTCGACATCCGCACCGGCCAGTCCTACTGCGATCCCCGCCGTTTCCGCGTCAAGGCCTATCCGGCCCATGTCGAGCCGGGCGCAAGCGTGGTGAAGGGCCCGTATGTCGCCGAGACTGTCACCGTGAAGGTCGAGAGCGATTACGTGGTGGTGGAGCTGTAG
- a CDS encoding transcriptional regulator GcvA, which translates to MTARLPSLNGLRAFEAAARHLSFTLAASELNVTQTAISHQIRRLEEELGIRLFIRQNRALALTPEARDYLPGVRAAFNDLRLATDRLLRKDDDKVLTVSTIASLAAKWLLPRLTDFQESHPGIDVRITTSTSLVDFQRDNVDVAIRYGRGQWPGLRADWLMADELFPVCSPSLLRGNKPLRRPEDLKDHVLLHTNVSDDWRLWLTAAGLSAGISRQPGITFDMTLMTVQAAIDGMGVAMGRTSYVQDDIAKGRLVVPFKIALPADAGFYLVSPDGRREAPKLAAFRQWMLAATQNKA; encoded by the coding sequence ATGACTGCCAGATTGCCCTCCCTGAACGGATTGCGGGCGTTCGAGGCCGCCGCGCGCCATCTCAGCTTCACGCTGGCGGCCAGCGAGCTGAACGTGACGCAGACCGCGATCAGCCATCAGATCCGCAGGCTCGAGGAGGAGCTCGGCATCCGCCTGTTCATCCGCCAGAACCGCGCGCTGGCGCTGACGCCGGAGGCGCGCGACTATCTGCCGGGGGTGCGCGCGGCCTTCAACGATCTGCGCCTTGCCACCGACCGCCTGCTGCGCAAGGACGATGACAAGGTGCTGACGGTCTCGACGATCGCTTCGCTTGCCGCAAAGTGGCTGCTGCCGCGCCTGACCGATTTCCAAGAGAGCCATCCCGGCATCGACGTCCGCATCACCACCTCGACCAGCCTCGTCGACTTCCAGCGCGACAATGTCGATGTTGCGATCCGCTACGGCCGCGGCCAATGGCCGGGCTTGCGCGCCGACTGGCTGATGGCGGACGAGCTGTTTCCAGTGTGCAGCCCCTCGCTGCTGCGCGGTAACAAGCCGCTACGTCGCCCGGAGGATCTGAAGGACCACGTGCTGCTGCACACCAACGTCAGTGACGACTGGCGGCTGTGGTTGACCGCGGCGGGCCTTTCCGCCGGCATCTCCCGGCAGCCCGGCATCACCTTCGACATGACCTTGATGACGGTGCAGGCGGCGATCGACGGCATGGGCGTGGCGATGGGACGGACCTCCTACGTCCAGGACGACATCGCCAAGGGCCGGCTGGTGGTCCCCTTCAAGATCGCGCTGCCGGCGGATGCAGGGTTTTACCTGGTCTCTCCCGACGGCCGTCGAGAGGCACCGAAGCTCGCCGCGTTCCGCCAATGGATGCTCGCTGCAACGCAAAATAAAGCCTGA
- a CDS encoding DUF1127 domain-containing protein codes for MSTLTDNSMTNHHAHGLLYQIGETLHVWHERYRTRRELTHWTARDLHDVGLSWSDIAYEADKPFWRA; via the coding sequence ATGTCTACTTTGACCGACAATTCGATGACAAATCATCATGCGCACGGCCTGCTCTACCAGATCGGCGAGACCCTTCACGTCTGGCACGAGCGCTATCGGACCCGGCGCGAGCTGACCCACTGGACCGCCCGCGACCTCCACGACGTCGGGCTGTCCTGGTCCGACATCGCCTACGAGGCCGACAAACCCTTCTGGCGGGCCTGA
- a CDS encoding SDR family NAD(P)-dependent oxidoreductase has product MEHPKYKIALIVGAGEGLSASLARLLSAQGIRVALAARKIEKLGALCSETGAKAYACNATEPDEVERLFGLVEREIGTPDLVVYNASGRTRGPFVDLVPADVAQAIAVSAYGGFLVAQQAAKRMLPNQHGAILFTGASASVKGYAQSASFAMGKFALRGLAQSLARELSPQGIHVAHFVIDGGIRSAARTEPADKPDSMLDPDAIAASYWNVLQQPRSAWSWELELRPWVEKF; this is encoded by the coding sequence ATGGAACACCCGAAATACAAGATCGCGCTCATCGTCGGTGCCGGCGAAGGCCTGAGCGCCTCGCTGGCCCGGCTGCTGTCCGCGCAAGGCATCCGTGTCGCGCTCGCCGCGCGCAAGATCGAAAAGCTCGGCGCGCTCTGCAGCGAGACCGGCGCGAAAGCCTATGCCTGCAACGCCACCGAGCCTGATGAGGTCGAGCGGCTGTTCGGCCTGGTCGAGCGCGAGATCGGCACGCCCGATCTCGTCGTCTACAATGCCAGCGGGCGCACCCGCGGGCCGTTCGTCGATCTCGTCCCGGCTGACGTCGCGCAAGCGATCGCGGTCAGCGCCTATGGCGGCTTCCTGGTGGCGCAGCAGGCGGCCAAGCGCATGCTGCCGAACCAGCACGGCGCGATCCTGTTCACCGGGGCCTCGGCCAGCGTCAAGGGCTATGCACAGTCCGCCTCCTTCGCGATGGGCAAGTTCGCGTTGCGCGGCCTCGCCCAGAGCCTGGCGCGCGAATTGTCGCCGCAAGGCATCCATGTCGCGCATTTCGTCATCGACGGCGGCATTCGCAGTGCCGCGCGCACCGAACCTGCCGACAAGCCGGATTCGATGCTCGATCCCGATGCGATCGCGGCGAGCTATTGGAACGTGTTGCAGCAGCCGCGCAGCGCCTGGAGCTGGGAGCTGGAGCTGCGGCCCTGGGTGGAGAAGTTTTGA
- a CDS encoding LysR family transcriptional regulator: MRIDPSDLATFLAIARHRSFRAAATELGVTPSALSHALRNVEERLGLRLVNRTTRSVALTEAGELLFARITPAFRDIDDALEDLNNFRGKPAGTLRFTAARQSAQLVLLPIVTRFLKEFPDVGVEIVINDSLIDMVAAGFDAGVRFGETIAADMIAVPIGPRHRFAVIGSPTFFKSHKAPNTPHDLKGLPCIRYRFTSGALYHWEFERGGIELAIDVTGPLTMNDQDLMVDAALDGVGLAYVFEQQVEALLAKRKLVRVLTDWCPAYPGFFLYYPSRRQLPAALRAFVDFARAPAA; this comes from the coding sequence ATGCGGATCGACCCGTCCGACCTCGCGACCTTCCTCGCCATCGCCCGCCATCGCAGTTTTCGCGCGGCCGCGACGGAGCTCGGCGTCACGCCCTCGGCGCTGTCCCATGCCCTGCGCAACGTCGAGGAACGGCTCGGCCTGCGGCTCGTCAACCGCACCACCCGCAGCGTGGCGCTCACTGAAGCGGGCGAGCTTCTGTTCGCCCGCATCACTCCGGCCTTCCGCGACATCGACGACGCGCTCGAGGACCTCAACAATTTCCGCGGCAAGCCGGCCGGCACGTTGCGCTTCACCGCCGCGCGCCAGTCTGCCCAGCTCGTGCTGCTGCCGATCGTGACGCGCTTCCTGAAGGAATTTCCTGATGTCGGCGTCGAGATCGTCATCAACGATTCCCTGATCGACATGGTCGCGGCCGGCTTCGACGCCGGCGTGCGCTTCGGCGAGACCATCGCCGCCGACATGATCGCGGTGCCGATCGGTCCGCGGCACCGTTTTGCCGTGATCGGCTCGCCCACCTTCTTCAAATCGCACAAGGCGCCAAATACGCCGCACGACCTGAAGGGTCTGCCCTGCATCCGCTACCGCTTCACCTCCGGCGCGCTCTACCACTGGGAGTTTGAGCGCGGCGGCATCGAGCTCGCCATCGACGTCACGGGGCCGCTGACGATGAACGACCAGGATCTGATGGTCGATGCGGCGCTCGACGGTGTTGGCCTCGCTTACGTCTTCGAGCAGCAGGTCGAAGCGCTGCTGGCAAAGCGCAAGCTGGTGCGCGTGCTCACCGACTGGTGCCCGGCCTATCCCGGCTTCTTCCTGTACTACCCCAGCCGACGACAGTTACCCGCGGCGCTGCGGGCGTTCGTGGATTTTGCGCGGGCGCCTGCCGCGTAG